The Porites lutea chromosome 4, jaPorLute2.1, whole genome shotgun sequence genome contains a region encoding:
- the LOC140934324 gene encoding uncharacterized protein, which yields MRAVLENEFLRSRVCMVCMEAQGLVKCVHCGMKILCTQCDDEEHKKNPLHDREIFHDGHPMFHWTAMGDMMQAIGQAQFPKYVFSQDLFFKWDLLQKRLPGSSESGFLRSLEDFSVIRGRVGVINDTAFSIAFKEWKFCRHELDVLQSKDFMECPTCAVFQHSAHVDGNAKLYRYKSAGRKKRESYYGEKFILDNVKVDKHLANLYENANQPKLTSNSKCGESHWQAARNSLKKKKHIDETGLSITGCRHAIAQRAVNMFYDEVYGYAHYIQITDMIPRKVSFFWEDVACKYWPWLTKKVQKTASSMKPALSVMHGKAQSWSCQEGAACSTGEEVEQINSYISCCGSTTKHMCPEGREELLTEHAMAWNRRKILNLADSLAKRYLKVPVFPFVFQFLSY from the exons ATGAGGGCAGTTCTGGAAAATGAATTTCTTAGAAGCCGTGTGTGTATGGTGTGTATGGAGGCCCAAGGCCTTGTTAAGTGTGTTCATTGTGGAATGAAGATCCTGTGCACACAATGTGATGACGAGGAGCATAAGAAAAATCCTCTTCATGACAGAGAAATATTCCATGATGGCCACCCAATGTTTCACTGGACAGCAATG GGAGATATGAT GCAGGCTATTGGCCAGGCTCAATTTCCTAAATATGTTTTTTCTCAAGACCTGTTTTTTAAGTGGGATCTATTGCAGAAAAGACTTCCAGGATCATCTGAAAGTGGTTTTTTAAGATCTCTGGAGGATTTCTCTGTTATTAGAGGAAGG GTTGGTGTGATAAATGACACTGCATTTAGCATTGCCTTCAAAGAGTGGAAGTTCTGCCGCCATGAGTTAGACGTCCTGCAATCCAAGGATTTCATGGAGTGCCCAACTTGTGCCGTCTTCCAGCATTCAGCTCATGTTGATGGAAATGCTAAGCTTTATCGATACAAATCAGCTGGGAG GAAAAAAAGAGAATCTTATTATGGTGAAAAGTTTATTCTGGATAATGTAAAAGTGGACAAACATCTGGCGAATCTATACGAGAATGCAAATCAACCT AAGTTGACTTCAAACAGCAAATGTGGTGAGTCTCACTGGCAGGCAGCACGGAACTccttgaagaagaagaagcacaTTGATGAAACTGGGCTCTCCATCACTGGCTGTAGACATGCGATTGCACAGCGTGCTGTAAACATGTTTTATGATGAAGTGTATGGTTATGCCCACTACATCCAAATTACTGACATGATCCCTAGAAAAGTTTCCTTCTTCTGGGAAGACGTTGCTTGTAAGTACTGGCCATGGCTAACCAAAAAGGTCCAAAAAACAGCTTCCTCAATGAAGCCGGCATTGTCTGTTATGCACGGAAAAGCTCAAAGTTGGTCATGCCAG GAGGGTGCTGCTTGTTCTACAGGCGAGGAAGTGGAACAAATTAACAGCTACATCTCTTGCTGTGGATCAACGACCAAGCATATGTGCCCGGAAG gTCGTGAGGAGTTGCTGACTGAGCATGCCATGGCTTGGAATAGACGCAAGATCCTTAATCTTGCAGATTCTTTAGCAAAGCGTTATTTAAAGGTGcctgtttttccttttgttttccagtTTCTCAGCTATTGA